The Elephas maximus indicus isolate mEleMax1 chromosome 19, mEleMax1 primary haplotype, whole genome shotgun sequence genome contains a region encoding:
- the TMC8 gene encoding transmembrane channel-like protein 8 isoform X2 has protein sequence MLRQWSVASGLPPGEPEPGEPGAEELWEQEMERLCTSRAPVRTLPYAMVDKRVIRQLREPEGVQPSCWERWQRRRQTAGRRLRETARRLIGGCGLWKGALYEIGGLFGTGIQSYFTFLRFLLLLNLLTVLLIASFVLLPLIWFHSPEPAPTLSLTLRCPDGYQPQTGQQRLHNQLWNILTGRAFDNTYLFYGAYRVGPESSSAYSIRLAYLLSPLACLLLCFCGTLQRMVKGLPQKPFLGRDHRMLLSAKVFSSWDFCIHVQEAATIKKQEISNEFKVELEEERRFRQVQQQTQAQRACRLLTYLRVNLLMGLLVVGAISAIFWATKYSQDNKEESLFLLLQYLPPGVIALVNFLGPLLFVFLVQLEHYPPNTEVNLTLIWCVVLKLASLGMFLFSLGQTVLCIGRNTTSCESHSYNACDYQCWENSVGEELYKLSIFNFLLTVAFAFLVTLPRRLLVERFSGKFWAWLDREEFLVPKNVLDIVAGQTVTWMGLFYCPLLPLLNSVFIFLTFYIKKYTLLRNSRASPRLFRASSSIFFFQLVLLLGLLLAAVPLGYVVSRWSRSWWSSASHCPASAPSTTSAPTPSASLSSSCSGARQGTGERGLPGKGGLLRGGGGVGLGTPSQSQGTRELDKGNQGRPESREPGSPCALGHQEVPLPGRSEGSTTPGEAQLQPQPAHKPQLWRYSCALLRGGKLGALGERK, from the exons ATGCTGCGTCAGTGGTCGGTGGCGTCGGGGCTGCCCCCCGGGGAGCCAGAGCCCGGGGAGCCCGGGGCAGAGGAGCTGTGGGAGCAGGAGATGGAGAGGCTGTGCACCTCCAGGGCGCCGGTGCGCACGCTGCCCTACGCCATGGTGGACAAGCGGGTCATCCG GCAGCTGCGGGAGCCCGAGGGGGTGCAGCCTTCGTGCTGGGAGCGGTGGCAGCGCCGAAGACAAACTGCGGGACGGCGCCTCAGAGAGACAGCGCGGCGGCTGATCGGCGGCTGCGGGCTCTGGAAGGGGGCTCTTTACGAGATCGGGG GCCTCTTTGGCACTGGAATCCAGTCCTACTTCACCTTCCTGCGCTTCCTGCTGCTGCTCAACCTGTTGACGGTCCTGCTGATAGCCAGCTTCGTACTGCTACCCCTGATCTGGTTCCACTCCCCTGAGCCAGCGCCCACCCTGAGCCTGA CCCTCCGGTGCCCCGATGGCTACCAGCCCCAGACCGGCCAGCAGAGGCTCCACAATCAACTCTGGAACATCTTAACTGGCAGG GCCTTCGACAACACCTATCTCTTTTATGGTGCATACCGGGTGGGGCCTGAGAGCAGCTCCGCGTACAGCATCCGCCTGGCCTACCTGCTCAGCCCACTGGCCTGCCTGCTCCTCTGCTTCTGTGGGACACTGCAGCG GATGGTGAAGGGGCTGCCGCAGAAGCCATTCCTGGGCCGGGACCACAGGATGCTTCTCAGTGCTAAGGTCTTCTCCTCCTGGGACTTCTGCATCCACGTGCAGGAGGCTGCCACCATCAAGAAGCAAGAGATCAGCAATGAGTTCAAG gtGGAGCTGGAAGAGGAGCGCCGTTTCCGGCAGGTGCAGCAGCAGACCCAGGCCCAGAGGGCCTGCCGCCTGCTCACCTACCTGCGGGTCAACCTTCTCATGGGGCTTCTGGTGGTGGGGGCCATCAGCGCCATCTTCTGGGCCACCAAGTACTCACAGGACAACAAAGAG GAGTCTCTGTTTCTCCTGCTCCAGTACCTGCCCCCTGGCGTCATTGCCCTGGTCAACTTCCTGGGCCCCCTGCTGTTCGTCTTCCTGGTCCAGCTGGAGCATTATCCTCCCAACACTGAGGTCAACCTCACCCTCATCTG GTGTGTGGTGCTGAAGCTGGCCAGCCTGGGGATGTTCTTGTTCTCCCTAGGCCAGACCGTGCTGTGCATCGGCAGAAACACGACCAGCTGTGAGTCCCACAGCTACAACGCCTGTGACTACCAG TGCTGGGAGAACTCGGTGGGGGAGGAACTATACAAGCTGAGCATCTTCAACTTCCTCCTCACGGTGGCCTTCGCCTTCCTGGTCACCCTGCCTCGCAG GCTGCTGGTGGAGAGGTTCTCAGGCAAGTTCTGGGCCTGGCTGGACCGAGAGGAGTTCCTGGTGCCCAAGAACGTGCTGGACATCGTGGCGGGGCAGACAGTCACCTGGATGGGCCTCTTTTACTGCCCCCTGCTGCCCCTGCTCAACAGCGTCTTCATCTTCCTCACCTTCTACATCAAGAAG TACACCCTCTTGAGAAACTCCCGGGCGTCCCCGCGGCTCTTCCGAGCCTCCAGCTCCATCTTCTTCTTCCAGCTGGTCCTCCTCCTGGGCCTGCTTCTGGCAGCGGTGCCCCTGGGCTATGTGGTCAGCAG GTGGTCCCGGAGTTGGTGGTCCTCCGCCTCCCACTGCCCGGCCAGCGCGCCCTCCACTACCTCGGCTCCCACGCCTTCAGCTTCCCTCTCCTCATCCTGCTCAGGTGCCCGCCAGGGAACAGGAGAAAGGGGGCTTCCTGGGAAAGGGGGCCTCCTTCGGGGGGGAGGAGGTGTAGGTCTGGGCACCCCCAGCCAGTCTCAGGGCACCCGGGAGCTAGACAAGGGAAACCAAGGGAGGCCAGAGTCTAGAGAGCCGGGTTCCCCCTGTGCCCTGGGCCATCAAGAGGTCCCCCTTCCGGGACGCAGTGAGGGCTCCACGACCCCCGGGGAGGCACAGCTTCAGCCGCAGCCCGCTCACAAGCCACAGCTGTGGCGTTACTCCTGCGCCCTGCTGAGAGGGGGTAAGCTGGGGGCCCtgggagaaaggaaatga
- the TMC8 gene encoding transmembrane channel-like protein 8 isoform X3, translating into MLRQWSVASGLPPGEPEPGEPGAEELWEQEMERLCTSRAPVRTLPYAMVDKRVIRQLREPEGVQPSCWERWQRRRQTAGRRLRETARRLIGGCGLWKGALYEIGGLFGTGIQSYFTFLRFLLLLNLLTVLLIASFVLLPLIWFHSPEPAPTLSLTLRCPDGYQPQTGQQRLHNQLWNILTGRAFDNTYLFYGAYRVGPESSSAYSIRLAYLLSPLACLLLCFCGTLQRMVKGLPQKPFLGRDHRMLLSAKVFSSWDFCIHVQEAATIKKQEISNEFKVELEEERRFRQVQQQTQAQRACRLLTYLRVNLLMGLLVVGAISAIFWATKYSQDNKEESLFLLLQYLPPGVIALVNFLGPLLFVFLVQLEHYPPNTEVNLTLIWCVVLKLASLGMFLFSLGQTVLCIGRNTTSCESHSYNACDYQCWENSVGEELYKLSIFNFLLTVAFAFLVTLPRRLLVERFSGKFWAWLDREEFLVPKNVLDIVAGQTVTWMGLFYCPLLPLLNSVFIFLTFYIKKYTLLRNSRASPRLFRASSSIFFFQLVLLLGLLLAAVPLGYVVSRWSRSWWSSASHCPASAPSTTSAPTPSASLSSSCSALS; encoded by the exons ATGCTGCGTCAGTGGTCGGTGGCGTCGGGGCTGCCCCCCGGGGAGCCAGAGCCCGGGGAGCCCGGGGCAGAGGAGCTGTGGGAGCAGGAGATGGAGAGGCTGTGCACCTCCAGGGCGCCGGTGCGCACGCTGCCCTACGCCATGGTGGACAAGCGGGTCATCCG GCAGCTGCGGGAGCCCGAGGGGGTGCAGCCTTCGTGCTGGGAGCGGTGGCAGCGCCGAAGACAAACTGCGGGACGGCGCCTCAGAGAGACAGCGCGGCGGCTGATCGGCGGCTGCGGGCTCTGGAAGGGGGCTCTTTACGAGATCGGGG GCCTCTTTGGCACTGGAATCCAGTCCTACTTCACCTTCCTGCGCTTCCTGCTGCTGCTCAACCTGTTGACGGTCCTGCTGATAGCCAGCTTCGTACTGCTACCCCTGATCTGGTTCCACTCCCCTGAGCCAGCGCCCACCCTGAGCCTGA CCCTCCGGTGCCCCGATGGCTACCAGCCCCAGACCGGCCAGCAGAGGCTCCACAATCAACTCTGGAACATCTTAACTGGCAGG GCCTTCGACAACACCTATCTCTTTTATGGTGCATACCGGGTGGGGCCTGAGAGCAGCTCCGCGTACAGCATCCGCCTGGCCTACCTGCTCAGCCCACTGGCCTGCCTGCTCCTCTGCTTCTGTGGGACACTGCAGCG GATGGTGAAGGGGCTGCCGCAGAAGCCATTCCTGGGCCGGGACCACAGGATGCTTCTCAGTGCTAAGGTCTTCTCCTCCTGGGACTTCTGCATCCACGTGCAGGAGGCTGCCACCATCAAGAAGCAAGAGATCAGCAATGAGTTCAAG gtGGAGCTGGAAGAGGAGCGCCGTTTCCGGCAGGTGCAGCAGCAGACCCAGGCCCAGAGGGCCTGCCGCCTGCTCACCTACCTGCGGGTCAACCTTCTCATGGGGCTTCTGGTGGTGGGGGCCATCAGCGCCATCTTCTGGGCCACCAAGTACTCACAGGACAACAAAGAG GAGTCTCTGTTTCTCCTGCTCCAGTACCTGCCCCCTGGCGTCATTGCCCTGGTCAACTTCCTGGGCCCCCTGCTGTTCGTCTTCCTGGTCCAGCTGGAGCATTATCCTCCCAACACTGAGGTCAACCTCACCCTCATCTG GTGTGTGGTGCTGAAGCTGGCCAGCCTGGGGATGTTCTTGTTCTCCCTAGGCCAGACCGTGCTGTGCATCGGCAGAAACACGACCAGCTGTGAGTCCCACAGCTACAACGCCTGTGACTACCAG TGCTGGGAGAACTCGGTGGGGGAGGAACTATACAAGCTGAGCATCTTCAACTTCCTCCTCACGGTGGCCTTCGCCTTCCTGGTCACCCTGCCTCGCAG GCTGCTGGTGGAGAGGTTCTCAGGCAAGTTCTGGGCCTGGCTGGACCGAGAGGAGTTCCTGGTGCCCAAGAACGTGCTGGACATCGTGGCGGGGCAGACAGTCACCTGGATGGGCCTCTTTTACTGCCCCCTGCTGCCCCTGCTCAACAGCGTCTTCATCTTCCTCACCTTCTACATCAAGAAG TACACCCTCTTGAGAAACTCCCGGGCGTCCCCGCGGCTCTTCCGAGCCTCCAGCTCCATCTTCTTCTTCCAGCTGGTCCTCCTCCTGGGCCTGCTTCTGGCAGCGGTGCCCCTGGGCTATGTGGTCAGCAG GTGGTCCCGGAGTTGGTGGTCCTCCGCCTCCCACTGCCCGGCCAGCGCGCCCTCCACTACCTCGGCTCCCACGCCTTCAGCTTCCCTCTCCTCATCCTGCTCAG CCTTGTCCTGA